CAGAGTAGGTATAATCCGATAGCGAAGCCAATACTAGGGACAAAACGCCAACACGTCTAGTTTCCTAGGGTACATGCCCGAAAGGGTTACAGGGTGGGACTGAAAGCGTAGGCATACGCAAGTAAACCAGCTGGCTAAAACCAGCCCATAGCATAAATTTGTTCGTTCGGACATTGCATTATTGCGTACAAGGTAGGCAATAGTGGAACGCCTGAGCGTACCATAAAACCAATTACGGGCTAAAAATATGCCCAAGGAGTGAACCATGTCAAAGAAAAACGCAACCACCAAGAACGTAGCAGCTGTAGCACCTAAGAAATCCGAGAAAGAGTTGGCCGCAGAAAAAAGAAAGGCCATTGCTGACGCTCTTGCTCTCATCCAGAAAGAGGCAAACAACGATATCATGTTGGTAGCAGGTCAAGCCGGTCATTTGCTTTCAGAGCTTGACGCAACTCTTGCTAAAATCGCTACCGATGTTGCCGAAACCGATAAAGAGTCCGAGCTTTGGAAGCTGGAATTGCACCCTGTAACCATCATCAAGGACAAGAAAACCTTCAAATGGGTAGAGGTATCCGGTCTTGATAGAAACGCCCGTGTTCAGATTGTTGACAACAATGGCAAGGCTGAAGTACTGGTTTCCCCAACCAATTGCAAGAGCATGGAGCAACAGGCATATATCAACGCTCTTGTTGAAGCAGGAAAGGACTTGACCAAGGCAGTAGCTTTGAGAAAAGCGGTAGCAGGGAAGACCTTCAGACAGGTGTTTGCAGTAGCACAGGCACAGGACAAGGCAAGGATGGAAAAGAAGTACTCCAAGATTATTCCCCCGATGGCCGAGGCTAAACAAGAAGCAAAGCTTATCAAGAAAGCTGATAAGGTAGCATAACTGCAATACCACCCTATACAGGCGTCTTGGGAGGGTTCAATTCCCTCCATAGGGTTTCTTTCTCCCCCACAGGTTAAGTGGGGGCATTTTTTTTGAAGGAGGCTGAACAATGAGAACAGCCAAAATTTTCGTAGTGGATGGAAAGTACACAGACTGGTACAAGTTGGAGCAAATCGACATTACCCACTTCTACCAGAAGCGTCTGAATGCAGATGGAACTGATCCAAATCCTGAGCGCAAGGGGTGGGTCTTGCACGTTGCACAATTTGGGTACGGAACACCCATGTATGAGGCAGTATGGGAGTGGCTTCAGGGCAAGCGAGAACTGCAGAACGTGGGCTTTGGGGAGGTAGCATGAGCGACAACCAAGAAGTTATGTGGGATTTGCTATGCACTCTCACAGGGGAGCAGGTGGCAAGAGTGTTGACCAACTATCATGGTATGCAACTGCTGGATATTGGGTTCTGGAAATACTTAATAGCTGAAGGATACTTGGAAGAAGAGGAGGAGTCAGCATGAGCAAGCTGTATGAAGAAGAACCAATCAAAGTAACCCTAGACATGCACGTATTCCACCGGTGCGGAGATTTTGTGATTGTGCAGTATTTCACAAGATCCTCCGAATCAGAGGCATTCATTTACAACACCAAGACCGATGAATGCTATGGAGGCTATTACAGCATTGACGATGATGAATTGGTGGAAGATTGGAAAAACCTAACAGGAGAAGGTCCAAATGAAGAAGACGAGTAAACCCAAACAGACCGTATACGAGATTGTGACCCAGAGGATGATTGACTACATCGAGCAATACCAGGAGTTGCCTTGGATGAAGCCTTGGGCAACCGTGGAGTCCCCACAGAAGAACTTTGTGAGCATGAAGCCATACAACGGTATCAATGCGCTCCTGACAGGCATGAGTGGCTTCTCCAGCCCTTTCTGGATGACATTCAAGCAGGTAAAGGCTAAGGGTGGCAATGTCAAGAAAGGTGCGAAGGCGACCCCTGTACTGTATTGGTCAACATTCGAAAAGAAGGTCGAGGATGAAGAGGATGAGGAGAAGCTGAAAAAGCTTGGGTTCCATCGTATGTATTTCATCTTCAATGCAGACCAGATTGAGGGTATAGAATTCCCCGAATTCGAGCTACCAAAGTATGACTTCAACCCTATCGATGAGGCTGAACGGATCATTGAGAACATGCCGAACAGACCGGAAATCAGCAGAAATGGGACTGCAGCGTATTACACACCAATGTTGGATACTGTTACTGTACCGAAGCCGGAACTCTTTGAAATACCGGAGACCTTTTACAGTACCTTGTTTCACGAATTGGCACACAGTACAGGCCACCCAAGCAGATTAAATCGCTTCAAGGAAGAGGGTGACAATCATCAGTTTGGTGGTCAGTCCTACAGCAAGGAGGAACTGGTAGCGGAAATGTCCTCAGCGTTCATCCTGAATACGTTGGGAATCAACACAAAGAAGAGTGATTACAACTCAGCAGGGTATCTGAAGGCATGGTTGAGAAAGCTTAAAGACGACCCAAAAATGGTAGTAACAGCCGCAAGTAAAGCAGGAAAAGCGGCAAATTATATTATGGGCAAGGAGGCCTAAGATGTTGAAGAAAAGCAAGATGATTGTGTCCTTGGTGAAGCTCGTGTACCTCATGGTAGTCGACCCGTCAGATGGTTCTGTTGAGATTGAATTCGAAGAGACCGTTGAAGCATTGAGGAGGTTCTAGATGTGGTGGGAAACAAGCGAAGACGTACTGGAAGTCATAGCCCAAACCGGTTCGATCGGTGGCACACGGATGTAAAAAGACGGCTAAATAATTAGCCGCCATAAACCTATATGCGGAAGGTCCCCTAGGTTCGAGCAAAGGAGGGCCTTCCCATTCGAGGAGCATATCATGTTTTGCAATGAAGGAAAACAGTCACAAATACACGTTCTCAGGAATTTTCTGGACGACATGGAACAGGACACATCAAAGGACTCTGTAATCGAGGATTTGCAGAGGCTCATAAACAGCAAGTCATGCGATTTACGTGAGATTCGAGAAAGCCCCAGAACCAACACTTTTGACTTCGGCAAAGACACCGCCAAGATTGTGAAAAGCATTGCGACAGAGGCTTTCTACAGCGCAATGATGGATCATTCCAATATGGATGCAATTACCACAATCAAACTGGTAAAGGGCTTCAAGCATTACCTAGCGGAACTCATTGAGAATCCTAAGGAATCAGAGGCGGTGCGTATTTGCGATGAATGCGGGAAAGTAATGATTGAAGGGTATTGCCTTGGAGGTGGTGAGGAGTACTACTGCTCCGATGAATGCCTACACAAGAATTACTCCCATGAGGAGTTCCTGGCAATGTATGCAGGACTGGACAATACAGACCCTGCAGAGGTCAAGAAAGCTTCAAAGATGTCGCAGAGAGAGCTGGACAGGCTGAGTGAAGAAAACGACTCACAGAGCTATTACACGGATTGGGAGATATAGCCATGAGAAGCGATATTGTAAAACGTTACGAGAAAATGAGAAAGCAGGACTTGATTGAGGTGTTGGTAAATCTTTCAGTAAAAGAGAGATTCTCAATTTCGGTTCCGAAAGACAGTCTTGGGGAGTTGAGGAGGTGTCTTACACCATCGGAGATTATCGAGAAAGAACATTTCATTGTCCTCACGTTGAATGGTGCTAATAAAACCATTGACAGTCACATCATTTCAAGCGGACTGGTGAACAAGACCCTGGTTCATCCGAGGGAGGTTTTCCGACCAGCAATACTAGACAATGCTACGTCAATCATCATTGCTCACAACCACCCCAGTGGCAATACCACACCAAGCCCTGAGGACATGGGCATTACACAGCGAATATGTCAAGCAGGAGACCTGATTGGGATTAGGGTTTTGGATCATATCATCTTCACCAATGAAGGCCATTTATCAATGATGGAAAACAACATGCTTGGAGGGGAAATAAATGAACGAATATTGCTTTAAAGATTGCAAACATAAGACTTATTGCAGATTGGATGAAGAGAAAACAAGACTATGCAAAGTTGATTCCAAGGAAGATGGAAAGATATTTGGGAGGACATTTACTCAAATAAACGCTATGCAACACAAGAGGGAAGCATGAGAGATTTACAGACAGATAAAGTTGCTCATTACGCTTGGATGGCAAGCTACCTCATCAACAACGATGTTACAAGTTTGTCAGAAGCTGAGAAGAAACAGGCCGACAAGTTTGTCGAGGATATCGAGGATATTTACGGTCAAACCGCTTCGATCATTGACTGTAGCGAAGAGAGTGTGTTCGGTATCCCAGACTGGGGTGGCAAGCCAGGGAGCATAGTGGAATATGTTGTTCAGTACGACTTCAACAAACTACCGGCTGAACATTGGGATTTGGAAGCAGCGATACCCGAAGCATCGAGATACTGCATCGGTTTCTAGAGGAGAAAAACAATGCCGAATTGGGTGAAAAACTTGGTTTATGTCAGAGGAACACAGGAGGAGCTGGACAAGCTTCAATCGATGCTGGTGAGACATTATGCCGGAGAGAACAAGAACGTTGCTCAGAGCTTTTTTAACAGCCTCCTGAGGACTCCTGAAAAGCTGAATGAGAATGGTGCTATCGAATGGAGGGTGAAGCACTGGGGAACAAGGGAGGAAGCAATAGATTTGTGGTATGACAGGGTTGATGCCAATTATCTGGAGCTTGAATTTGAAACAGCATGGACTACACCGCTGGGAATATTCAAGGAGGCAAGCAAGCAGTTTCCATCAACAACCATCGGGGTCTGTTATGCCGATGAATGCTATGGAATCAACTGTGGTTTGATCCTATCGAAAGGAGGAGAGGCATCGGTGAAAATCATTGACGACAACCCTGCATTTGCTGAACCATTTGCAGAGAAAGTATGGAATTTTTATGAGTAACAAGATATCTCTAACAATTAAGATATAGGAGGCTTTATTATTAATATAATATTATTAATATAATTAAGCTTTATTGGTCAATAGACTATTGGTCAATATACTAAATTAAGCTTTATTTCCAAAGAGCCAATTAAAGCTCTTTGGAATAATAAAGCGTTGCATTAAATTAAGCTTAACTCTTCTTCGCGTGAGAAAATTCATGAGCTACCAGTTGTTCAATGATTGTGATGTATTCCTCACTGCAGTTGTGAAGGTTGTAAGCAATCTCCATGACCCTGTCGTCTTGGACAACAGGAGCGAACTTCACGTCAATTGCATTTTCGTCTTCTCCGGCTATCAGCCAAGAAAGTGAAACACCAAATTTCTTTGCGACCCTGTATGCGAATTCTGCTCTCGGCTCATTGTTTCTTGCAATTGCCGCAGAAAGGTATGATGGGCTCAAGTCCATTTGTGTGCTCAGTTCTGAATAGGAAATTCTGTGTATTTCCATAAGGCCTCTTAATCTATCCCAGAATGTTTCCATAGTGCACCTCCTATAGTCAACATTATACACTATTAAATTGATTTTTGTAGTTGACAATAATCAATAATTAGAATATTATCGCAATATAAAATCAATATACTTAACAAGCGTAAAGGGTTATGCAACATGGAGAGCAACATTCTTAGTTATCAAATTACAGCAGAGGAATACCGGCGATTAAAAGAAAACGACAAAAGACTCAACGAGCTTACGAAACTGATAGAGGCAACGAATCCACAATTCGTATCAGTCTCAGCAATAGGCAAGGTCAAAGGGATGTCCAGACAAGAAGTCATCAACAAACCTTGGATGATGCCGAATTTCGGAAGGGTCACTGATCCAAAGCTCTTTGGTAAGAAACGCTACTGGACGTATGACGAATATCTCGATTGGGTAATCATCCCCGAGGACGTGAGAATCAAGCGATACAGACAGCTTGATGATTAGCGGTGTTGGAGTGTTCCGTGTTCGATTCACGGACACCGCAAAACCTTCCTTGAGGAAGGGAATCATAAAAAGCCACGAGGTTAAAGTGGCGAGGAGTAAACAATGTTTACAAAATTGGAACAGTCTTTGTTTGTTGCGGTGGAAGAGTTGCAGAAGAAGTTTGGTGAATTGACAGAAGCTTACGAGAAGCAGGGCCAAGAGTTAAATAAGGCCAATACTGACGAGGATTTCTGGTACAAGGCGTATTTAAGAATCTCCAAAGAGAAAGACGACCTTGAAGCAAAGCTTGAGGCTCTCAAGCAAGAAAAAGAGGAGCAAGAAGCTGGCACTTCCGACTCCTCCGACAACCTCAAGGAGGCTGTGTGATGAAAATTACAAATAAATATAATCTCCCCGAACCTTACTACAAAAGTTGCTTACGTGACAATCACCCCCGATTTGGATGGGATACCTTTTCGGTCACCGAGCTTGCCAAGGGCACGAAGGAAATAATCCTTACCAGACGACACTGGAATGAGCTTGAGCAGGACTGTGCTGACATGGTCTGGGCAGTATTCGGTACTGCAGTCCATAACATCATGGAAGGTCATGACAGTGAGGACGAGCTTGCAGAACAAAGGGTTTGGGTTGATATCGATTGTGGTGAGTTTGGGAAACGGAGAGTATCTGGTGGATTCGACCTCTACAATGCCACCACCAAGACCATTACTGACTACAAGACTGCTGGGGTATTCAGCTACAAAATGAAGCTTGAGGAATGGCTGGATTCGTCTTGGGCACAACAGCTTAGGGTCTACTGGTTCATCTTGGAAAAGGCTGGATTCCCTGTAGAGCATGTCAAGAACACGGTGTTCCTCAAGGACTGGTCAAAGACACAGGCAAAGCGAGACCGCTCCTATCCCCAGAAGCCAATCGTAGAGATTGAGTGGGATTTTGGAAAGGTCATGAGGAGCGATGTAGCCGCAGAGCTTGAGGCAGACCTGGCACGCAAGATCATTGAGGTCTTGCAGTACAAGGACACTCCAGAGGAACAGATTCCTTTCTGCAGTGCAGAGGAACGCTGGGAACGTGGAGAGAAATGGGCTGTCATGAAGAAGGGCCGCAAGAGCGCAGTAAAGCTTCATACCAGCGAGTTTAGCGCAGAACAGCATCTAGCAAGCCTTCCTGCAGGTCATTACATCGACCATCGACCAGGAGTCTCCGTTAAATGTGAGGACTATTGCAACTGTGCCGAGAAGTGTTCGTTCTATCGTGAGTATATCGCTTCCCTCAACGAGGAAAAGGAGGCTGTCAATGGCTAATCAGATTTTCGAGGCTATGGCTGAGGTCATGAAAGATGTAGATGCTATCAAGAAAGGCCAACAAAACAAATCTCAGGGATTCAAGTTCAGAGGGATTGATGATGTTTACAATGCAGTCCATCCGATATTCGCAAAGCATGGAGTGTTCACCGTTCCTACCGTTCTCAGTGAGAGGACGGAGGAAAGGCAGACCAGAAACGGTGGCAATCTTATCTACCGGATTCTGACCATGAAGTACACCTTCTTTGCCTCTGATGGCTCTAGCGTTGAAGCTGTGGTTATTGGTGAGGGTATGGACTCTGGAGACAAGGGAGCTAACAAGGGCATGGCAATCGCTCATAAGTATGCACTCCTCCAGACGCTCTGCATTCCAACCGAGGACATGATTGATCCAGACAGCGAGGTACAGGAACCGAGCAAGAAGGTGACAAGTCCTCCACAGGGAAACAGGCCGCAACCGGTGAAGAGACCTGCTCCCAAGCAGGGATTCGACCCGAAGTCCGCTTCAATGGAAGAGGTCAAGAGCAATGTGGAGAAGATCTTTGATGAAAAGAACGCAATCAAGAAAGTTCCTCAGAATATCTTCACAGTTAACTTGGCATGGGGGAATATCCTCCGCCTCTGTGATGGCGACAAGCTGACTGCAAAGGGCTTGTTTGAGCAGTTCGGAGCACCTACCTCTCAGGATATTACCTACAGTATCTACTCCCAGGTCTACGATGCAATCCAGAACCCAGACGGAGAGCAAGGGCCGGAGCTGTTTGAGGGTGACGACCTTGGTGATGTTCCGTTCGAGTCAAGTGAGAACATCGCATGAAAATGAGCTTTGTTGTTCATGGTGGGGACTTCCGAGTCCCTGCCGGCTATGAGGCCGAATTCGAGGCTGTGCTTGCAAAGGCTCTCAAGGGTGATGGGACAATCAAGGTTACGATTGAACCAAACTACCAGAAGCGGACATTGAAGGAAAATGCTTACTTCCATGTGCTTTGCAAGCGGCTCTCTGAAATGGCTGGTGGAACCCAAGAAGATATTAAGGAAATGGCAAAGGCTAAGGCTGTACATCTTGGGTATCCGATGGAAAAAGATAAATCCGGCAATCCTATCAAGGGTGATTACGGATTCAAGGGCATTCCTTCCAGTGAGGCTAACATTGGGGAATGTGCGTTGTTGATAGAGGCTGTTCATATGCTTGCATCAGAGAATGGCTATTACTTGGAGGATTAATCAATGGCAGATATGTGTACGATCATGATAACAGGAAGGCTCACTGGTGACAGTGAAATCAAGTATGCAGGTCAGACCCCGATTCTGAAATTCACTGTTGCTGTAGGCCGATATGAGAAGGGACAGACAGCTTCATCGTTCTTTGATGTGGTGCAATTCTCAAGAGCTGCTGAATCACTGACCGGCAAGCTGACCAAGGGCAAACCGGTGGTGGTCAGAGGGGAAATGAGACAGGAATTCTGGAATGCCAACGATGGTTCAAGACGTAGCAAATGGGTCTTGTATGCGGATTCATTCGGAGTCCAACCACTCTATCTCACAGAAGGCGGTTCTGGTGGCTCTGGTGGCTACAGTGGGCAAGAGTATTCCAATGGTGATAACAACCAAGGTTACAACAATTCATATGCAGGGCAGTTTGAGGATGATGAAATACCGTTCTAGGGGGAAGTGATGGAATATTTGTGCAGAAAGTGTCCCAACAAATGCAAGCAGGAAGCAGAGAAGGGAAATCAACTTAGGTATTGTACGGAAGCTCCAGAGGGAAGCAGAAATATAGACGATGTGAGGAGAAGAGACCGTGCCAGCAAGAAAGCCAAAAAAACCAAACCTATCAAGACAGGAAGCTCAGAGGTTGTATGGAATGCTACCGATTGGAAAGCAAAACGCAATCTCAAGGAAGGAGCTAAGCACCCTGTGGGGAATGGGAGACAGATCAGCTAGGCTGATTATCTCCGAGTTGAGAAAGATAGACTTTGGTGATGAATTTATCATCGTGAGCTTTTCGGATGGTAAAGGATACTATCGCACAAATGATATCGAAGAGATCGAGGCGTTTGCCGCTGAAATGAGGTCGAGGGCATTGAACATCTTTGCTCCCCTGAAGAAGGCAAACAGGATTATCAAGGAGTATGGTACGCCAGCCCTTGAATTTGAGAGGATTTAATTGTGCCAAGTGCGAGAGAGAAGGCGTTGAAGGAGTTCCAGAGGTACAGGCGGTATGTTTGTGCTGATGCGAATGGTTACGCAAAATGTGTTTCCTGCGGGAAAATCGGACATGTCTCCAAGATGGACGGTGGTCACTACGAAAGTCGAAAAACACGAGCAACTGAGTTGGACGCTGACAACGTATGGGCACAGTGCAAATATTGTAATGGCCCGTTATCTGGAAACCATATTGCGTACAGAAATCGCCTTCTCTCTCTCATTGGCCTTGAAAGACTGCAGAGAGTAGAGGATATGGCAATGGCCTCCAAGGGTTCTGAGGAGGCAATGGAAAGATTGTCCGAGGCTGACCGGTTATTGGTCACGACCAAGAAAAAGGACAAGGAATATCTGGAATTGGCAAAGCTGTATAAAAAGCTTGCTGACGAGATAGCAAAGGAGAAGGTAATAAAATGAAAGAGCTATTCTTTTTTAGGCATTACATGACCGAGCTGCAAAATCCAGCGATTGCGGCATTGTATAAGAAATTCGGAGCGAAGGGTTACGGAATGTATTGGCATCTGCTTGAAAGATTGTATGCAGATGAAGCGCATATGCTCCCCAATGGCGTGATTCTTGAGCAGAGTCTTGCTTCCTCATTGAAGCTGAGCAGGTTCACTGTACGGAGAATCCTCAACACCATGAGGGACTTGGGGCTTATCAGCAAGCAAGGCCCATTCATCACTTGTGAGAGGGTGGAGAATGAGATCAGGCAGGTAGAAAAGTGCCGAAACAGAAACCGTAGCCCACAGGCTTCATGACGTTCTCTAATACCATTGTGACGATTAAAAGCATAACCATAGAGTGAACCAATCCGGCTGAATAAAATTACATCGAATGAGTGAGCCACCAAAATAGAGAAACCCAAGTTGTACGAGTGAACCATTTTTCAGTAAAAAAAACAGAGAGATAGATTGTATCAATTGGAATGATAAAAACAAATGAACAGAGTGAGCCAAGACCAAGCGAAAACAGCATGATATAAAAGTGAACCTTTTCATATGAGTAAAACTAGAGAATTGAGTGAGTTATATAAAACGAAGAGAGCAGTTATTCGGAGCGAATCAAGAAAAGCAATTAACAGCACAACAGGAAAGTGAATCATTTTTCAGAAAGGAGATCATAGAAGTGAGTGAGTCAAGTAAGAGGAAAAGAGCGTTACTAAAGAGCGAATCAAACAGAGGAAATACTGCATATATAAGAGTGAATCAAGCGGGAAAATATTGCATCACATGTGAGTGAACCATAAAGCAAAAGAACATCAGTCGAACCTAGTGAGTCAGTAGTCAAGAGAACAGCAGAACGTAGAAGCGAGCCGAGTGTCAGAAAGGAGCAGAATAGAAGAGCGAGTCATTGACTGAGATAACAGTAAAGTAGATGAGCGAGTCAAGAATCAGATGATAACAAAGTAGATGAGCGAGCCATGATATTTAAGAGAAAGACTGAGTAGAAGAGCGAGTCAAAAAGGTTGATAAACACATTTTGCAAAGCGAGCTAATGAAATTAAGAAAACATCAAATCACTGGAGCGAGTCATCCTTAGGGAAAAAAGCAATGACAATGAGCGAGTCATAGTTTCGACAACAGCACAAACGAGAGCGAATCAGATAATGAGAGAACATCACAAACGGTAAGTGTGTCAGGTGCAAGGAAAGAGTCAGTACAGATAAGCGAGTCATTAAAGTTGAGACACCACAAAGTACGAGACCGAGTCAGCTGGCCGAAAAAAAGCAAAAAAACAGAGCGAATCATAAGAACGATTGTTACTAAATCAATATTAAGGAGAGAATTATGCAATCAGAAGAACAGAGAATGAGAATCAAGGGAATCGTGAGAACCATCTATGATTATCAGGATATCAGGATCAAGATGGGCAATCGCTTACGGTTCAAGAAGGACGGGAATGACCAGAAGGACAATGGGACTGAAATGGCTATCAATGCCGAGGATATCCCCTCCCTGGTCGATGCCTATGATGATTCCAAGGATATTGAGGAGAATTTGGTTAAGTCCCTCAACAAGGAACTCAAGGGTATCCCTGTCTATGACAAGTTTCTCAAGAATGTTAAGGGTATCGGGCCGATGATGGCGGCTGTCATTATCTCCGAATACGATATTCATAAAGCCCATACCATCAGTGCAATGGTGCAGTTCACAGGACTTAATCCTGGGCTTGTGAAGGGCAGGAAGATGAAGGATGGGAAGATTGTAGTCACAGACGATATGATCCGTGGAGACAAGCTCACTGCAGGGTATCTTGCTCCCTACAATGCAAGGCTGAGAACGAAGATGCTTGGGGTGCTTGGCTCTTCATTCCTCAAGGCAAAAAGCCCTTATGCCAAATTCTACTATGACTATAAGAACCGTCTGGAGAATGAGGCAAGGGAGATTGAGGGGCGTGAGGGTAAGATGTGGAATGAGACCACAGCCAAGCACCGGCACAACGCAGCTATCCGGTTCATGATGAAAGCATTCATCAGAGACCTGTACTACGCTTGGAGAGAGATTGAGGGACTTCCTACCAGATGTCCATATGAGGAAGAGTATCTGGGTATTAAACACCATGACTATAGTAAGGAGAAAACAGCATGAATAAGAAACCATGTGAGTATTGTGAGCTGGGAGATAATTCAAAATCACTTCATTGTGAAACCAATAATGCAATCGCTTTGGTTGAGAAAGGGTATATCTACGTGCAAATCACCCACAAGGACAACAAGCCGGTTGATGCGCAATTTACTGCAAGGTATTGCCCGAATTGTGGCAGAGAGCTTAAGAAAGCCAAGAATTATGAACTCAAATGGAATTATATAGACGGATATTATAAGGAGTGGAGAGCAGAAGGCCCTTGGGGAACTCTCTATGTCTTCTCTGATACTGAAGGTGTTTTTACCGGTTCTCTAAACAATGAGATTGGAAGTGAAGGTGATTTTACTACCGTTGATGAAGCAAAGGCTTATTGTCAAGGACTTGTAAACAATTTCGAGGAGAAGATATGAGAGATTATAGCGTGATGAAGCAGTGGCTGATAGAGAGAGTTGAAGAGACAAGTTGTCGTGAGGTAGGAAGAGTGCTTGGGATGAACCACTCAACAATAGGAAAGCTCTGCAGTGGGGCAATATCTTTACCAAGACTGGATACCTTGTTGAAGATCGAGGAGGCTATGGGTAATGAAGACTCTGATCCTATTGAAGAATATGACTACGTAGCAGTGATTGCAGATGAAGAGAAAGAAACTATTCACATAAACACAAACATTGACGAAGCTGAGAAAAGCCTTTCCTTGATGGCTGTTGCTATAGGGCAAATGGCTGTTGACTTGAATCTTCCAGAAGCATTCTATCTTGGTATCATAGCTTCATCGTACAAGAATGTGAAAACAAAGAGGGAAACAGCGTGAGCAAGAAAGTATTCATTGTAACGAGTGGCGACTATTCTAACTATCATATAGATGCTGTTTTCTCTAACGAGGAGGATGCACGCAAGTACTGTAAAATCAAGAATGTGACCATGCCTTATCCATGCTTTGAGGTTGAGCATTACAACATGGACGAGATACAGG
This sequence is a window from uncultured Sphaerochaeta sp.. Protein-coding genes within it:
- a CDS encoding zincin-like metallopeptidase domain-containing protein, producing MKKTSKPKQTVYEIVTQRMIDYIEQYQELPWMKPWATVESPQKNFVSMKPYNGINALLTGMSGFSSPFWMTFKQVKAKGGNVKKGAKATPVLYWSTFEKKVEDEEDEEKLKKLGFHRMYFIFNADQIEGIEFPEFELPKYDFNPIDEAERIIENMPNRPEISRNGTAAYYTPMLDTVTVPKPELFEIPETFYSTLFHELAHSTGHPSRLNRFKEEGDNHQFGGQSYSKEELVAEMSSAFILNTLGINTKKSDYNSAGYLKAWLRKLKDDPKMVVTAASKAGKAANYIMGKEA
- a CDS encoding JAB domain-containing protein is translated as MRSDIVKRYEKMRKQDLIEVLVNLSVKERFSISVPKDSLGELRRCLTPSEIIEKEHFIVLTLNGANKTIDSHIISSGLVNKTLVHPREVFRPAILDNATSIIIAHNHPSGNTTPSPEDMGITQRICQAGDLIGIRVLDHIIFTNEGHLSMMENNMLGGEINERILL
- a CDS encoding helix-turn-helix transcriptional regulator, translating into METFWDRLRGLMEIHRISYSELSTQMDLSPSYLSAAIARNNEPRAEFAYRVAKKFGVSLSWLIAGEDENAIDVKFAPVVQDDRVMEIAYNLHNCSEEYITIIEQLVAHEFSHAKKS
- a CDS encoding ERF family protein, giving the protein MANQIFEAMAEVMKDVDAIKKGQQNKSQGFKFRGIDDVYNAVHPIFAKHGVFTVPTVLSERTEERQTRNGGNLIYRILTMKYTFFASDGSSVEAVVIGEGMDSGDKGANKGMAIAHKYALLQTLCIPTEDMIDPDSEVQEPSKKVTSPPQGNRPQPVKRPAPKQGFDPKSASMEEVKSNVEKIFDEKNAIKKVPQNIFTVNLAWGNILRLCDGDKLTAKGLFEQFGAPTSQDITYSIYSQVYDAIQNPDGEQGPELFEGDDLGDVPFESSENIA
- a CDS encoding single-stranded DNA-binding protein; protein product: MADMCTIMITGRLTGDSEIKYAGQTPILKFTVAVGRYEKGQTASSFFDVVQFSRAAESLTGKLTKGKPVVVRGEMRQEFWNANDGSRRSKWVLYADSFGVQPLYLTEGGSGGSGGYSGQEYSNGDNNQGYNNSYAGQFEDDEIPF
- a CDS encoding recombination protein NinG, translated to MPSAREKALKEFQRYRRYVCADANGYAKCVSCGKIGHVSKMDGGHYESRKTRATELDADNVWAQCKYCNGPLSGNHIAYRNRLLSLIGLERLQRVEDMAMASKGSEEAMERLSEADRLLVTTKKKDKEYLELAKLYKKLADEIAKEKVIK
- a CDS encoding Lin1244/Lin1753 domain-containing protein, whose product is MKELFFFRHYMTELQNPAIAALYKKFGAKGYGMYWHLLERLYADEAHMLPNGVILEQSLASSLKLSRFTVRRILNTMRDLGLISKQGPFITCERVENEIRQVEKCRNRNRSPQAS
- a CDS encoding transposase gives rise to the protein MQSEEQRMRIKGIVRTIYDYQDIRIKMGNRLRFKKDGNDQKDNGTEMAINAEDIPSLVDAYDDSKDIEENLVKSLNKELKGIPVYDKFLKNVKGIGPMMAAVIISEYDIHKAHTISAMVQFTGLNPGLVKGRKMKDGKIVVTDDMIRGDKLTAGYLAPYNARLRTKMLGVLGSSFLKAKSPYAKFYYDYKNRLENEAREIEGREGKMWNETTAKHRHNAAIRFMMKAFIRDLYYAWREIEGLPTRCPYEEEYLGIKHHDYSKEKTA
- a CDS encoding helix-turn-helix transcriptional regulator, producing the protein MRDYSVMKQWLIERVEETSCREVGRVLGMNHSTIGKLCSGAISLPRLDTLLKIEEAMGNEDSDPIEEYDYVAVIADEEKETIHINTNIDEAEKSLSLMAVAIGQMAVDLNLPEAFYLGIIASSYKNVKTKRETA